TCCAACGCATGGTGTTCTTTTCTATATTACTGCCCTGCCATTTTGATTCGACGTGCTCACCCCTAACTACAATTGTCCGGGACTGTACATCAATAGACTGCGGCTCATGGCCGGTAAAATCTTTTACTGCTCGCAGGGTAGCTCTCCATGTGGACTCCTGGTCCGCGCGAAAACTTCTGACGGCTGTCGTTTTAGACGAATTGCACCCAACGACAAAGATAATTGCTAATAGCAGTAATACCAATAAGCTCTTTTTCATTGAACTCCTCCAATAAAGCACCGGCGATTTTCGCATTCTTCGATGGAACTCAGGGCAAACACGTGCACTATCTGAGCTTTCAGCTTTCCACTCTCGGCTAACTAACCACTGCCAACTGCAGTTCGTCATACTTCTTAACCAGGTCTCTTCGCAGAGCCTTGAAAGCAGGATGCCCCAAATCCGGGTCTTTGTCAATAAGGTCGAACGCTTCTTTTCTGGCAAGCTCTAAAATCGGTATATCGCGAAAGATGTCGGCTATCTTAAGGCCGGCCATGCCGGACTGCCGGGTGCCGTAGAACTCGCCCGGACCACGCAGCTTGAGGTCTTCCTCGGCTATGGTAAAACCGTCGCTTGTGGATGACATCACCTGCATACGCTTGATCGAGTCAGGTGAATTGCCCTCACAGATCAGTACACAAAAACTCTGCTCATCACCGCGTCCGACTCGTCCCCTGAGCTGATGAAGTTGGGCAAGGCCGAATCTGTCGGCGTCTTCAATTACCATGCACGTCGCATTCGGCACGTCTACCCCGACCTCAATTACAGTCGTAGAGACAAGTATCTGGATATCACCCGCCCGAAAAGCCTTCATAACCGCGTCTTTCTCATCGGTCTTCATCTGGCCATGCAGCAGCCCGATCCTGTAGTCTGGGAACATCTCTGTCTGCAAAAATTCGGCAAGCTCACTTGCTGCACGTGCCTGGAGCTTGTCGCTCTCTTCGATGAGCGGGCAGACCACATATGCCTGCCTGCCTTGGTCGATCAGGGTCCGAAGCGCTTGGTATACCTTTTTGCGCTCACCGACCTGTTTCCAGTGAGTGCGGATTGCCTTACGGCCGGGCGGCAGTTCGTCTATTATCGAGACGTCCAGGTCGCCGTATATAGTCAATGTCAATGTGCGAGGGATGGGGGTCGCGGTCATCACCAGAATGTCCGGGCTTAGGCCCTTCTCCATCAGCGCCGCGCGCTGCAGGACCCCGAACCGGTGCTGTTCGTCCACGATCACCAGTCCCAATTTATGAAACTCAACGCCCTCTTGAATGAGGGCATGAGTGCCTATCGCAATCTTTGTCTGGCCGGATGCGATCCGCTCAATTACCTGCCGGCGCTGTCTGCTTTTCAGGCTCCCCTTGAGCAGATCGACTGATATCTCCAGCACACCCAGGTTCTCGAGCATACGGGTGATGCCCAGATAGTGCTGCTCGGCCAGAATCTCAGTCGGAGCCATAAGCACAGCCTGATAGCCATTTCGCACGGCCATCAGCATTGCCGCCAGAGCAACTGCGGTCTTGCCGGAACCAACATCGCCCTGAAGAAGCCGGTTCATACAAGCCGGCTTGGCCATATCCGCAGATATCTCTTTTATAACACGCTTTTGAGCTTTTGTAAGCTCGAACGGCAGAATTAATTTCAGTTCCTGCTTAAAGTTTTCGGGCATCTTGAATCGAATGCCATGCCCGGGCATCTCCATTCCACGCTTCCTGATTGCAAGCGCGAGTTGAAGCAAAAACAGCTCTTCAAAAACCAGCCTTTTTCTGGCAGCATCCAGAGCCGCCATGCTCTCCGGGAAATGGATATTGCACAGCGCCTCACTTATATCCATCAGGTCCAGACGGTCCCGCACATCCTCCGGCAGAACCTCCGGCACCAGCGGCGCATATATATCCACAGCACTCTTGATCGCCTTGCGGACCTGGCTCTGAAACAACCCCTCCGTCAGCGGATATACCGGCACAACCCGTCCGCTCGAAAGAGGGTCAGCACCCTCGCTGTATGGTTCCCACTCGGGGGTTGCTATCTCAAAGCCCCATCGGCCGTCCGCCACAGTGCCGTAAGCGACGATCTGTCTGCCCTTGAGCTTTAGAAACTGGTCCTTGCGATACTTTTGGTTAAACCATGTGAGCGCGATCACACCCGTGCCGTCATCGACTGCAACCTTCGTGAGCACCAATGACCCGCGTGTCCTTACATTATCCGCAGCAAGAACAGTGCCGCGTATTGT
The DNA window shown above is from bacterium and carries:
- the recG gene encoding ATP-dependent DNA helicase RecG, yielding MATQARTQSSSLSTARSLDMDVQFAKGVGPRLAGILGKLDIFTVRDLIYHFPRRHEDRTHFARVASLRHGESATIRGTVLAADNVRTRGSLVLTKVAVDDGTGVIALTWFNQKYRKDQFLKLKGRQIVAYGTVADGRWGFEIATPEWEPYSEGADPLSSGRVVPVYPLTEGLFQSQVRKAIKSAVDIYAPLVPEVLPEDVRDRLDLMDISEALCNIHFPESMAALDAARKRLVFEELFLLQLALAIRKRGMEMPGHGIRFKMPENFKQELKLILPFELTKAQKRVIKEISADMAKPACMNRLLQGDVGSGKTAVALAAMLMAVRNGYQAVLMAPTEILAEQHYLGITRMLENLGVLEISVDLLKGSLKSRQRRQVIERIASGQTKIAIGTHALIQEGVEFHKLGLVIVDEQHRFGVLQRAALMEKGLSPDILVMTATPIPRTLTLTIYGDLDVSIIDELPPGRKAIRTHWKQVGERKKVYQALRTLIDQGRQAYVVCPLIEESDKLQARAASELAEFLQTEMFPDYRIGLLHGQMKTDEKDAVMKAFRAGDIQILVSTTVIEVGVDVPNATCMVIEDADRFGLAQLHQLRGRVGRGDEQSFCVLICEGNSPDSIKRMQVMSSTSDGFTIAEEDLKLRGPGEFYGTRQSGMAGLKIADIFRDIPILELARKEAFDLIDKDPDLGHPAFKALRRDLVKKYDELQLAVVS